The genomic interval CAAGACCGCCGGGGAGATCGCCCTGGAGGCAGCCGAATCCAAGATCGGCGCCCCCTACGTCTACGGCGCCGCCGGCCCGAACGCCTTCGACTGCTCGGGCCTGGTGCAGTGGGCCTACCGCCAGGCGGGCATGGAACTGCCGCGCACCAGCGGCGCTCAGCTCTCGGCTGGCACCCCGGTCTCGATCGACGAGCTGCAGCCCGGCGACGTGGTCTCGTTCTACGGCGGCGGCCACTCCGGCTTGTACGCGGGCGACGGCAACGTGGTGCACGCGTCCACCTCGGGTGTCCCGGTGCAGGTGGCCTCGATGTCGGAGATGCCGTTCGCGGGTGCGCGCCGCTACTGAAGCACCAACTCGGCTGGGCCCCAACACCGTTGATGCCGCCGGTCGCCACAGCGCGGTCCGGCGGCATCGGCAACCTACCCGGCCGGGGTGTGACCAGTTCGTTCCCTACTGGACACAGACCTACGCCGTTCCGTAACCTAATCGAGACCTACCCGGGATGCGCCGCCCTCAAACATCGGCCGCACCGCCCGGGACAACTGCAACGCATCGCTCAATGACAGAGAACGGGGCAAGGCAGGCCGTGGCCGCACACAGAACACATCGCACCAATCGTGTTGTGGGAGGGGTACTCGCGGCGGGAATCCTGGCCGCGACCGTCTGCATCGGACCGGCCACCGCCGACCCGGTGGCGATGCCCGCCACCGCCGGCGAAGCGGTGCAGAAGATGATCGAGCTATCCCGCGAGTCCGAGAAGCTCAACGAGGAAGCGCTCAACGCGCAGTCCGATCTCGACGCCAAACTCGCCATCCAGCGTGATGTCGACGCCACGCTCGCGGCCAAGCGCGCCGCGCTCGACGCCGCCCGCGCGGACGTCCGCAAATTTCAGCCGGTCATCGACCGCACCGCCATCGCCACCTATCAGGGCGCGAAGACCAATCGCATGTTCGCGGTGCTGACCAGCGACTCCCCGCAGCAGCTGCTCGATCAGATGTCGGTGCTCGATGTCATGACCGCGCAAACCACCGATCAGCTCAAGCAGTTCAAGAAGGCCACCGACGCCGCCGCGGCCGCCGAAGCCGCCGCCCGTGCCGCCTCCGACGCCGCGCACGATGCCGCCGCCAAGTCCGACAAGGTGCGCGCCGATCTGCAGAGCAAGCAGAACGAACTCGGCACCGCCACCGCGCAGGTCGTCGAGGCCTGGACGGCACTGTCCACCAAAGACAAAGCGGCGTGGGCGGGTTCGCCGTTCCCGCCCGGCT from Nocardia goodfellowii carries:
- a CDS encoding C40 family peptidase codes for the protein MATNTVKRGARRAVAAGAVGAATIGAILLPAAPASAQPVTIPGIGTFEVPNEIPIPAGIPGLELPNPAPSPFVPPAPVKTAGEIALEAAESKIGAPYVYGAAGPNAFDCSGLVQWAYRQAGMELPRTSGAQLSAGTPVSIDELQPGDVVSFYGGGHSGLYAGDGNVVHASTSGVPVQVASMSEMPFAGARRY
- a CDS encoding NlpC/P60 family protein; the encoded protein is MTENGARQAVAAHRTHRTNRVVGGVLAAGILAATVCIGPATADPVAMPATAGEAVQKMIELSRESEKLNEEALNAQSDLDAKLAIQRDVDATLAAKRAALDAARADVRKFQPVIDRTAIATYQGAKTNRMFAVLTSDSPQQLLDQMSVLDVMTAQTTDQLKQFKKATDAAAAAEAAARAASDAAHDAAAKSDKVRADLQSKQNELGTATAQVVEAWTALSTKDKAAWAGSPFPPGFDRDTLLKDLVPGSGTSALAAGLTRVGDPYVWGATGPNAFDCSGLVQWAFKQVGKNVPRTSSQQAAYGTPVSKENLQPGDVVFFYPEISHVGIYAGNGLMLHASTFGVPVAVAPVSSTPYHSARRY